A genomic segment from Malus domestica chromosome 05, GDT2T_hap1 encodes:
- the LOC139196109 gene encoding protein FAR1-RELATED SEQUENCE 5-like gives MENEAGGIANVGCIDKDLRNVERDLQKEIKGHDADMLLEYFHSEKEKNPSFCFEVDKDEENKFSHCFWVDSTARKAYFFFGDVVAFDTTYNTNKYSMIFAPFVGVNHHNQTIVFGCGFLSDEKTESFIWLFEQWLKAMPSGPPQLIITDQDQAISKAIAQWVPAFCMHIFSAGMSSSQRVESGHSFFKKYVSKRNSFWDFVTRFERALGHQRHKELVSDHVDVNEVPKLRTLFPIE, from the exons ATGGAAAATGAGGCGGGTGGAATTGCAAATGTTGGATGTATTGACAAAGATTTGAGAAACGTTGAAAGAGATTTGCAGAAAGAAATCAAGGGACATGATGCTGACATGCTTCTTGAATATTTTCAttcagaaaaggaaaagaacccATCTTTTTGTTTTGAAGTTGATAAAGATGAGGAAAACAAGTTTAGCCattgtttttgggtggattCCACAGCAAGAAAAGCGTACTTCTTTTTTGGTGATGTAGTTGCTTTTGATACGACTTACAACACAAATAAGTATAGTATGATCTTTGCTCCATTCGTAGGGGTTAACCATCACAATCAAACAATTGTATTTGGATGTGGGTTTTTAAGTGATGAGAAAACTGAGTCATTTATTTGGTTATTTGAGCAATGGCTGAAAGCTATGCCTAGCGGTCCACCTCAATTGATAATTACGGATCAAGATCAAGCAATATCGAAGGCCATTGCTCAA TGGGTCCCTGCATTTTGCATGCATATATTTTCTGCAGGAATGTCAAGTAGTCAAAGAGTTGAAAGTGGACACTCCTTCTTCAAGAAATATGTTTCAAAACGCAACTCTTTCTGGGATTTTGTTACACGATTTGAGAGGGCACTTGGACACCAAAGGCATAAAGAGTTGGTTTCTGATCATGTGGATGTTAATGAAGTGCCAAAGTTAAGGACATTATTTCCAATTGAATAG